In one Sporomusa sphaeroides DSM 2875 genomic region, the following are encoded:
- a CDS encoding SpoIID/LytB domain-containing protein, whose protein sequence is MRKHMLQWLLLVFFMLLFLPVTGQARETEPALWLKEPSLRVGILTGQQSVQITADANFDLVNAGTNKTIKSFRAYEKVTISDKGNGFSINGMPVAANGINVVLKSKDVMVSIKQYAHVNNRRYRGDISILRPAGKSGMTVVNTLPVEEYVYGIIKHEISPEWAMEAVKAQAVAARTYALASSNKHKADGFDVCATTDCQVYGGLESETPRALEAVDSTRGLVLFHSGKLITAYFHSSSGGHTENSENVWSSPQPYLKGVADFDQDCPYFKWEKKLTIAELNQAVSRAGYNIGRLQAIELSPLGNPPAVSNDRGVSGRVKHIRLLGTNGSVQITGAKMRTMLDLKSTLFDITTAAAQPVFAGKKSVRTQPSQNSIRPVAGEPADFVIINGSGWGHGLGLSQWGAKAMAEKAPPGNTEYFKEILKHYYQGVEIKKAYI, encoded by the coding sequence GTGCGTAAACATATGCTACAATGGTTACTGCTGGTTTTTTTTATGCTATTATTTTTGCCGGTAACGGGGCAAGCCCGGGAGACTGAGCCAGCATTATGGCTTAAAGAACCCAGTCTGCGTGTGGGAATCTTGACCGGACAGCAAAGTGTACAAATTACTGCTGACGCTAATTTTGATCTTGTCAATGCCGGAACGAACAAAACAATAAAAAGTTTTCGGGCTTATGAAAAAGTAACAATTAGTGATAAAGGCAATGGTTTTTCCATTAATGGAATGCCGGTTGCCGCTAACGGCATTAATGTTGTTCTCAAAAGTAAGGATGTTATGGTTTCTATTAAGCAGTATGCACATGTTAACAACAGACGGTATCGGGGAGATATAAGTATTCTTCGTCCTGCCGGTAAATCCGGCATGACTGTTGTTAATACCCTGCCGGTAGAAGAGTATGTGTATGGAATCATCAAGCATGAAATATCACCCGAATGGGCAATGGAAGCAGTCAAGGCACAGGCGGTGGCTGCGCGTACCTATGCGCTGGCCAGTAGCAATAAACATAAAGCTGATGGCTTTGATGTATGTGCCACTACCGATTGCCAGGTGTATGGCGGGCTGGAAAGTGAAACTCCCAGAGCCCTGGAAGCGGTAGATTCGACAAGAGGCTTAGTACTATTCCATAGCGGTAAATTAATAACCGCCTATTTCCACAGCAGTTCGGGGGGGCATACTGAGAACAGTGAAAATGTCTGGTCCTCACCGCAGCCCTATCTAAAAGGGGTAGCTGACTTCGACCAGGATTGCCCGTATTTTAAATGGGAAAAAAAGCTGACCATTGCCGAACTTAATCAAGCTGTCAGTAGAGCCGGTTACAATATTGGCCGTCTTCAGGCCATTGAATTGTCGCCACTAGGTAATCCACCGGCTGTCAGTAATGACCGCGGTGTATCCGGACGGGTAAAGCATATTCGTTTGTTAGGTACTAATGGCAGTGTACAGATAACGGGTGCAAAAATGAGAACCATGTTAGACCTGAAAAGCACTTTATTTGATATTACTACCGCAGCAGCTCAGCCGGTTTTTGCCGGCAAAAAGAGTGTGCGGACACAGCCGTCGCAGAACAGTATTCGCCCGGTTGCCGGTGAACCGGCCGATTTTGTAATTATTAACGGTTCTGGCTGGGGACATGGCTTAGGCTTGTCTCAGTGGGGGGCTAAAGCTATGGCGGAAAAGGCACCACCGGGCAATACCGAATATTTTAAAGAGATATTGAAACACTACTACCAAGGTGTAGAAATAAAAAAAGCCTACATATAG
- the queA gene encoding tRNA preQ1(34) S-adenosylmethionine ribosyltransferase-isomerase QueA, which yields MLVSDFDYYLPEELIAQQPVEPRDHSRLLVLDRKTGTITHNAFYNLPQLLQPGDTLVFNDTRVIPARLLGIKPETGGKVEVFLLNRTTKDDWEVLVKPGKRARPGTVIEFGENLRCEVLSTTDFGGRVVRFTYQGIFEEILDVLGETPLPPYIKAQLSDKERYQTVYARERGSAAAPTAGLHFTRELMENIENMGVNLAYITLHVGLGTFRPVVAENINEHVMHREYYSVPPATAEIVNKTLAAGNRVIAVGTTAVRTLESAGSSGCLEAKSGWTEIFIYPGYEFKIVKALITNFHLPKSTLLMLISALAGREFIFDAYREAVDKRYRFFSFGDAMFIR from the coding sequence ATGCTGGTTTCGGATTTCGATTATTATTTACCCGAAGAACTAATAGCCCAGCAGCCGGTTGAGCCACGCGACCATTCCCGGCTGCTGGTGCTTGACAGAAAGACAGGCACGATTACTCACAATGCTTTTTATAATCTGCCGCAACTTCTACAACCAGGGGATACCCTGGTTTTTAATGATACCCGGGTAATACCTGCCCGGCTGCTGGGCATTAAACCGGAAACCGGCGGCAAAGTGGAAGTTTTTTTGTTAAACCGGACGACAAAAGATGATTGGGAGGTTCTGGTTAAACCCGGTAAACGGGCCAGACCGGGAACCGTCATTGAATTTGGCGAAAATCTGCGCTGCGAAGTGCTGAGTACCACCGATTTTGGCGGCCGGGTTGTCAGATTTACTTATCAGGGAATTTTTGAAGAGATTTTAGATGTGTTAGGGGAAACCCCCTTGCCGCCTTATATTAAAGCTCAGTTGTCGGACAAGGAACGTTATCAAACGGTATATGCCCGGGAACGGGGATCGGCTGCGGCCCCCACCGCCGGGCTTCATTTTACCCGTGAGCTCATGGAAAATATTGAAAATATGGGAGTTAATTTAGCTTATATTACCTTGCACGTCGGACTGGGAACCTTCCGGCCGGTAGTGGCGGAAAATATAAACGAGCATGTTATGCACCGCGAGTACTACTCTGTGCCACCGGCAACCGCCGAAATTGTAAATAAAACCCTTGCGGCAGGCAACCGGGTTATTGCGGTGGGCACCACAGCCGTCCGTACCCTGGAATCGGCCGGGAGCAGCGGCTGTTTAGAAGCCAAAAGCGGTTGGACAGAGATATTTATTTATCCAGGCTATGAGTTTAAAATTGTTAAAGCTCTTATTACAAATTTTCATCTGCCAAAATCCACATTATTAATGCTAATCAGCGCTCTGGCTGGCCGGGAGTTTATTTTTGACGCCTATCGGGAAGCGGTGGATAAACGCTACCGGTTTTTCAGCTTTGGCGATGCCATGTTTATCCGATAA
- the tgt gene encoding tRNA guanosine(34) transglycosylase Tgt, translated as MEVQLLAITYELIKRCSKTGARAGRIHTPHGVFDTPIFMPVGTQATVKAMSPDELKAMGAGIILSNTYHLYLRPGHDLVAEAGGLHKFMQWDRAILTDSGGFQVFSLGPLRKITEDGVTFRSHIDGSKHFLSPEKATEVQMALGADIIMAFDECVPYPAEHEYARQSTERTTRWAERCRKAHTRKDQALFGIVQGGMYKDLRTMSARDLVSLDFPGYAIGGLSVGEPKPLMYEMLEHTVPLLPQNKPRYLMGVGTPDCLLEGVMYGIDMFDCVFPTRVARNGTVMTNKGRLVVKNAEFARDFRPIDPDCNCYTCRNFSRAYIRHLLKTEEIFGLRLTTTHNLHFLVNFMKEMRQSILDERFLEFREEFWAYYHK; from the coding sequence ATGGAGGTGCAGTTATTGGCCATTACATATGAACTAATCAAACGCTGTTCCAAAACTGGGGCCAGGGCGGGCCGGATACATACACCGCACGGCGTATTTGACACACCTATTTTTATGCCTGTAGGCACACAGGCCACCGTAAAGGCTATGTCCCCTGATGAGTTAAAGGCCATGGGGGCAGGAATAATTTTAAGTAATACTTATCATTTATATTTGCGGCCAGGTCATGATTTGGTTGCCGAAGCCGGCGGACTTCACAAGTTTATGCAATGGGATCGGGCAATTTTAACTGACAGTGGCGGTTTTCAGGTGTTTAGTCTGGGGCCGCTGCGCAAAATTACCGAGGATGGGGTTACTTTCCGTTCACATATTGACGGCTCAAAGCATTTTTTATCACCGGAAAAAGCCACCGAAGTCCAAATGGCTTTAGGGGCTGATATTATTATGGCATTTGACGAATGTGTACCCTATCCGGCAGAGCATGAATATGCCCGCCAGTCTACCGAACGGACAACCCGCTGGGCCGAACGCTGTAGAAAAGCCCACACCCGCAAGGATCAAGCCTTGTTTGGTATCGTTCAGGGCGGTATGTACAAAGATCTCCGGACTATGAGTGCCAGGGACCTGGTTTCCCTGGATTTTCCCGGTTATGCAATCGGTGGTCTTAGTGTGGGTGAACCCAAACCGCTGATGTATGAGATGCTGGAGCATACTGTGCCTTTACTGCCACAGAACAAGCCGCGTTATTTAATGGGAGTAGGCACGCCTGATTGTTTATTGGAAGGCGTAATGTATGGTATTGATATGTTTGACTGCGTTTTCCCGACAAGGGTGGCACGCAATGGGACTGTCATGACAAACAAAGGCAGGCTTGTTGTCAAAAATGCTGAATTTGCCAGAGATTTCCGGCCTATCGATCCGGATTGCAATTGCTATACCTGCCGGAATTTTTCACGTGCTTATATCAGGCACTTGTTAAAGACAGAAGAGATATTTGGCTTGCGATTGACCACTACCCATAATCTGCATTTCCTGGTGAATTTTATGAAAGAAATGCGCCAATCCATTCTTGATGAGCGTTTTTTGGAGTTCAGAGAAGAGTTTTGGGCTTATTATCACAAATAA
- the yajC gene encoding preprotein translocase subunit YajC, with amino-acid sequence MTPEIMQAIQASWPIVLMGVIFYFLLYRPQKKEQQRRKELLDNLKKGARVVTIGGIYGTITALSEKTVTIKIADKVEVEIARTAVGQLQSQPKE; translated from the coding sequence ATGACTCCAGAAATAATGCAGGCCATTCAGGCCTCATGGCCGATTGTATTGATGGGCGTAATATTCTATTTTTTACTGTACCGTCCGCAAAAAAAAGAACAACAGCGCCGCAAAGAACTTTTGGATAATTTGAAGAAAGGTGCGCGAGTTGTAACAATCGGTGGAATATACGGTACGATCACGGCACTAAGTGAAAAAACCGTAACTATAAAAATTGCCGATAAAGTAGAAGTCGAGATAGCGCGTACTGCAGTAGGCCAGTTGCAAAGCCAACCTAAAGAGTAA
- a CDS encoding 5-formyltetrahydrofolate cyclo-ligase produces MEINKDAKKELRKKLLAIRREMTREEVAAGSGRLAEHLFTWPVYQNAKNIMLYLAMPDEPHLDKVISHALAAGKTICVPHMRETRGLMDAAIIANLEDLVVGQFNLLTPNPATLNLLEPSELDLIIVPGVAFDKTGRRLGMGAGYYDRFLLRANKAELIGAAWAAQILETVPTDEHDKPVNYLLTEEGIFTCR; encoded by the coding sequence ATGGAGATTAATAAAGATGCCAAGAAAGAATTGCGTAAAAAACTTTTAGCCATTAGACGCGAAATGACCCGGGAGGAAGTGGCTGCCGGTAGTGGCAGGCTTGCTGAGCATTTGTTCACCTGGCCTGTATATCAAAATGCTAAAAATATTATGCTGTATCTGGCAATGCCTGATGAGCCTCACTTGGATAAAGTTATCTCCCATGCGCTTGCTGCCGGTAAGACCATCTGTGTGCCGCATATGCGTGAGACCAGGGGGTTAATGGATGCCGCCATTATTGCCAATCTTGAGGATCTGGTGGTAGGACAGTTTAATCTGCTTACGCCGAATCCGGCAACCTTAAACTTACTGGAACCAAGTGAACTTGACCTCATAATTGTCCCCGGAGTGGCTTTTGACAAAACCGGACGGCGCTTAGGCATGGGAGCCGGCTACTATGACCGGTTTCTGCTAAGAGCCAACAAAGCCGAACTTATTGGGGCGGCCTGGGCGGCGCAGATACTGGAAACGGTGCCGACTGACGAGCATGATAAACCAGTAAATTATTTACTTACAGAAGAAGGCATATTTACTTGCAGGTAA
- a CDS encoding phosphohydrolase, producing MSIATIGQDVTVAQLKADHEVNVYLTRSTQYLGSLGFTEHGLRHAGIVSALAYKVLHELGFPVRDCELAGIAGYLHDIANMINRYNHGGSGAIMAFTILTRMQMPPEEVALVISAIGNHEEERGNAVNHVAAALILADKSDVHRARVTNRDFAKFEIHDRVNYAAESSKLIIDKDSRTVTLYVTIDTDICPVMEYFEIFLQRMIMCRRAAEVLNCRFKLVINDYDLL from the coding sequence ATGTCAATTGCAACTATCGGACAAGACGTCACTGTTGCTCAATTAAAAGCAGATCACGAAGTAAATGTTTATCTTACCCGAAGTACTCAGTACCTTGGGAGCTTGGGCTTTACTGAACATGGTCTTAGACATGCCGGCATCGTCTCAGCTTTAGCGTATAAGGTTTTGCATGAACTGGGATTTCCGGTACGGGACTGTGAACTTGCAGGTATCGCAGGGTATCTGCATGATATTGCCAATATGATTAATAGGTATAATCATGGTGGTTCCGGGGCGATAATGGCTTTTACCATTCTTACCCGCATGCAGATGCCGCCGGAAGAAGTTGCCTTGGTAATATCTGCCATTGGCAATCATGAAGAAGAACGCGGCAATGCCGTTAATCATGTAGCCGCTGCGCTAATTTTGGCTGATAAATCAGATGTTCATCGTGCGCGGGTTACCAATCGTGACTTTGCCAAATTTGAGATCCATGACAGGGTAAATTATGCGGCCGAAAGCAGTAAACTAATTATTGATAAAGATTCCCGGACGGTAACACTCTATGTCACCATTGACACCGATATTTGTCCTGTTATGGAGTACTTTGAAATATTTTTACAACGGATGATTATGTGCCGGCGGGCGGCAGAAGTACTAAACTGCCGTTTCAAACTGGTAATTAACGACTATGATTTGCTATAG
- the secD gene encoding protein translocase subunit SecD, with translation MRWGNLTKFLVVIVAILAVAGYYMPPLALSIKQGLDLQGGTHVVLEASDTPEAKVNDDALQRVVHIIERRINELGLTEPLVQRQGDRRVIVELPGVKDPEKAIEMLGQTALMEFQDESGNIVLTGKDLKDARAQIDQSGQKLVAIEFTDEGTRKFADLTARSVGKHIAILLDKQILTNPVVQEAIPNGKAVITGNRSMEEAERLAILLRSGALPVKVDVLETRTVGPTLGEDSKAKSVEAFVIGIAAIVIFMLLFYRVSGFVANVALVLYVMLLLASLKMLNATLTLPGIAGIILSMGMAVDANVLIFERFKEEYRNGKTLRAAIDAGFTRAFSTILDSNITTLIVAAVLFFLGTGPIKGFAVTLGLGIVLSMFTAITATRFMLKILINANIIKNGKFFGA, from the coding sequence TTGAGGTGGGGGAATTTAACCAAATTTTTGGTTGTTATTGTGGCAATTCTCGCTGTTGCCGGCTACTATATGCCGCCATTAGCCCTGTCTATTAAACAAGGGCTTGACTTACAGGGGGGAACGCATGTTGTACTTGAGGCATCTGATACGCCGGAAGCTAAGGTTAACGACGATGCTCTGCAACGGGTCGTTCATATTATTGAACGCCGGATTAATGAGCTTGGGCTTACAGAACCGCTTGTACAGCGCCAAGGGGACCGTCGGGTCATTGTTGAATTGCCGGGTGTAAAGGATCCGGAAAAAGCCATTGAAATGCTGGGACAAACAGCACTTATGGAGTTTCAGGATGAAAGCGGTAATATTGTGCTGACCGGTAAAGATTTGAAAGATGCCAGAGCACAGATCGACCAAAGTGGCCAAAAGCTGGTTGCTATTGAGTTTACCGATGAAGGTACCAGGAAATTTGCAGACCTGACGGCAAGAAGCGTAGGCAAGCATATTGCCATCTTATTGGATAAACAAATATTGACCAATCCTGTTGTGCAGGAAGCCATTCCTAACGGCAAGGCAGTCATCACCGGCAATCGTTCCATGGAAGAGGCGGAACGCCTGGCAATCCTGCTGCGCTCAGGTGCACTTCCGGTTAAAGTTGATGTATTAGAAACAAGGACTGTCGGTCCGACTTTAGGCGAAGATTCCAAAGCCAAGAGTGTGGAAGCTTTTGTAATTGGCATTGCTGCCATTGTTATTTTTATGCTGCTTTTCTACCGGGTTTCTGGTTTTGTTGCCAACGTAGCCCTGGTTTTGTATGTAATGTTGCTGTTAGCTAGCCTGAAAATGCTTAATGCCACATTAACCCTGCCGGGTATCGCCGGTATTATTTTGTCAATGGGTATGGCTGTTGATGCCAATGTGCTTATCTTTGAGCGCTTTAAGGAAGAATACCGTAATGGTAAAACCCTGAGGGCCGCCATCGATGCGGGTTTTACCCGCGCATTTTCTACTATTTTGGACTCAAATATCACCACCCTGATTGTCGCAGCAGTACTCTTTTTCCTGGGAACAGGGCCGATTAAAGGTTTTGCTGTTACCTTGGGCCTGGGGATTGTTTTGAGTATGTTTACCGCCATTACAGCCACCCGGTTTATGTTAAAAATTCTTATAAACGCCAATATCATTAAAAATGGCAAGTTTTTCGGGGCTTAG